Proteins co-encoded in one Octopus bimaculoides isolate UCB-OBI-ISO-001 chromosome 9, ASM119413v2, whole genome shotgun sequence genomic window:
- the LOC128248675 gene encoding transmembrane protein 229B-like — protein sequence MDASVGFSVSERVKEDLKRPPIAGKPNLIPLSFSQRFYIYAIHGYVAEVTYTAIWDVVYHKNNKLHGITSIWCLFIYGICMLVLERLYFTLRFKISLLLRGFVYVLWIFLWEFSTGFVLRLFDACPWDYSMFKGNIMGLITMEYAPMWYIGGILTEKLVISFSRQLYWGPYLGKEGLVNTQ from the coding sequence cGCGTGAAAGAAGACTTAAAGAGGCCACCAATTGCTGGAAAACCTAATTTGATACCACTGTCATTTTCACAACGTTTTTACATCTATGCTATCCACGGATATGTGGCGGAAGTAACATACACAGCAATCTGGGATGTCGTTTaccacaaaaataacaaactCCATGGAATCACCAGTATTTGGTGTCTTTTCATTTATGGTATTTGTATGCTAGTTCTAGAACGCCTCTATTTCACACTAcgttttaaaatatcattattacttcGAGGATTTGTGTATGTACTATGGATTTTCCTTTGGGAATTTAGCACAGGTTTCGTACTGAGACTCTTTGATGCCTGTCCTTGGGATTATTCCATGTTTAAAGGAAACATCATGGGTCTAATTACTATGGAATATGCACCTATGTGGTACATTGGTGGAATTTTGACAGAAAAGCTAGTCATATCATTTTCCCGGCAGCTATACTGGGGACCGTATTTAGGGAAAGAAGGACTTGTAAATACTCAATGA